The segment tttttaaaatattttttgtagtgCAAAAAAGACACATGTTAAACCTATAGTAGTGCggttaaattataataaaatgatactgctttttatttcatcttcatcatcattcGGGTTTCGGCCCTTGGAAAGTTTTGTTGATTTTCCGGTACCATTGTGGGCCAGTGGTGGTAACTCCGCTTCAGAGGCTGAGACTGGTTCATGACCGTCGATCGAATTCATGCTAAAAGCAGAAATTTTTTACCATAAAATGGTTATGGGTGAATTGGGGGTTATGTGGAGAGAGAAGGGAAGGAGGAGGAGTCACGTGGATGACGCTAAAGCATGAGATAAGTATGGAACCATTTGGAACTCTGAAACAAATGGAAACCAAGCCAAGAATGCAATGGGGGTGAACAAGAGCAACCCCATTATAATTTCAGTGTCCTGACAGACCCCCAAAAGCCACCACGTCGAATCCAAGGCTTCAAAGCTTGAGCAATCTGAAATAATGAAAGCAGGATGAAGACTGCACAGTGAGTGTCTAAGACACAAAGGAATGCTTGTGGCACTCACCATAAGCATTCCCCAACCGGTAGGCATGAACGCGAGAATGCAAACAATAATATCACGAAATTTCAGGTGTAGAATAACAATCAAACTGATGAGTAGGGAAACAAAGGAGAGGAAAATGAAGCCTTCGATCAAACGAAACACAAGCTGAAAATCAGCACTGAATTTCTTCCTTCCGACGGACACAACCTGCAATGAGCAAAAGAAAGGCAAGCCAAAACATTAATCAGCACAAACACCACAAGTGCAGCAAGCAAAATTGACGGAGGAAAAGCAAGCAAACTACTCCTTCCCATGATTTTGCAGTGGGTAAAGGGCACAGGTCAAGAAGTTCAGAAATCGACTGAtttaaatcaaatcataatcatacttcaattaaaCTGACCATCGTTGGCTACATTTTATTGAATCATCTGATCCCAGTAATTACCAATAGTTGGatttttaaggaaaaacatTGTTATAACATAGAGAGTATCTACGAAGCCTCAAAAACACACTCCACTGGTGCATAACCAGAAGTGCAGCAAGCAAAATTGACATTTTAGAACTCACCTTCATTACTGCTAATATCACGAAAATGACGATGGTAActctcattttaaatttaataaaggtCAGGTTACCACATGATGCCTATTCTACCCTAAGTTCTAGCTGTGTTTATTATAACAAATATATGCACAAGTTTTGCACAGTCCACAATCcagtttaatttaatataattgtcttttaataaaaatactcaTGTTGTCCACAGTCCACATATAAATACCATaccaatttaatttaatataattgtctttttttaaaaaaaattattatgaatacATTTATGCATACACCGCTAGTGGGCTGATTTAGTACTTTCAATGagattttattatgtttgatcTCTACATTGAACTGGTCTTCTATTGATAATCTATTAGATTGTAGTAGAAATTAATCaccaaatataaatacaattaaaGGCCATAAAGAAGTGTACTAAATATGATGGCtaacataaatcataaatatgtaAGCATAATATACGCATTAGTCAACATGAGACATATACCATACAACTTAAGACAAAGGCTATAAGAATGAGAGACATCAACATAGTCATAGGCATAATCAATGCATCTATATCAACCTAATTTAATTGAAACACTTCATAAGCACCCTCAAAGCATGTTTGTGCAATGTAATGCATGGAAAAGACCCCATAAATCTCACCCATGCTAAGCAAAACCACTTTAGGCTCTCATTCATATTCGTCGTCTTTTAATCTCATCCATAACTTATTTCTCATAGACAAGGGAACATTCAACTTTAGTCAAGCATATCAAGGAAAACAACTATAGCAACAACCCGAGCTAAGCATATATCGTGCAATCAATCTCATATAGAAACATACTTACAATACTTTTTTGAAGTAATCTTGTTAAATCATACACATGGTACTTTTATTAGGGAATTGTCCCTCTTTATTCATTCTTACTACTCATGATAGATCAGTATTCCGCTACTTGTTCATGACAGATCGTTTTCTATATATGTAATTTCATCGTTTGTGgatatgatttaaaatatacggtataattattaaataatgatgttatgagtattatttttaaactataggtaaaatatgtatatgtggTAGCTAAGTATATCTAATTAGGTGTGTTTTACTAAATTACATGATCATAATTTTGTTCGCTTCATGCCAAacatacttaatatatattatgtgtatagcCATACctaataaatgtataatttctatataccaAGTTGAAACAGCCATCTTACAAGCCATCAATGTGGAACCATTTTTTATAGAGAATTCAACCTATCCCTGTTACAGGAGTTTCAGTGGCTCTGATGTCATTTTATTGCAGCAGACGTGCCTCTATCCAAGGACAATATAATATGGCCGGCGGGTCAAGGAATTTGGTGCCTAGCATTTCAACCAACGGAAGGTCAAGCTTTCTACGGGAATGTGGCCCAAACTAACTTCCTAGTTTGCTATGATCTATATAAAATGATAGTATCTTTCAAGCCCACTGATTGTACCAAGATgccttaaattaaattaatatgaatatttgcaTTTAAATTTGGTGTCTAGCATTTCGACCAACGGAAGCTCAAGCTTACTATGGCTCTTTAGTGGTCCAAACAAACTGAATAAAATCTCCCTATTAACATAACTGTTTCCGCTtaatttgtaataataatatCCTATTTAAACAAAAAGATGAACACATGGCAAATTAAATGGATTCATTCAAAACacataactaaataaatacaaaagttATATTAGAAAAAGCAAAAAATGTACCAACATTTAATACATAGTGTTTGTGGTACATTGTTAGTTAATAACTAGCTAGATGAAGTATCGcacacattttaaaattatttctttgatatcaataaaatatacttgTAAATTAGGTAAACAATCAATCAGCGTCATTGTTTTACAGGAGTAACACGTACAAATTGATCAAcataaagaaaaggaaattatatcattaaaaaacatatatttttttatttgtaatattttaatcaAACGTGGCAACAATGTTATGTGCTTTTATGTAACGcctacttaattaaaataaatcacatccgtaaaaagttttaatggattttaaaattttatttattcatgaaattcatatttacatgctataaaaagaaaattatttgtcattttaaatttctccttgatgataaatttattgagtcattttattaatataaatatttaagttgaataattttattaatacaaaataaaatttaataattttactcgataaattttaaaattaaattatcttttgaGATATCAActcgttatttttatttatttaatatagtaATGTGGATTACATAACAGGAAGGAGGACTTGGTCACAATCCACCCATCTACGGGAATGTAGCCCAAAATAACTTCCTAATTGGCTATGATCTACATAAAATGATCGTATCTTTTGTAACGATCTTTTTGATGGTTTCGAGTACTAATTAAAGCCTTgtgttttatgaaatattttttaatagattttagatgAATATTTTGGatcattcataattataattatagaatTAATGAGgtacttttaataatttatttaattgatggttaaaaaaatgatactaaaattaatagtgagccatttttattatttttataattaatcttatataataattagggggtaaatatttataaaaaaaataagggttTGGGCGAGAAACACGACGTAAAAACTGATTGTGCATCATCACCGGATAAACACAAGGAGAATATTGTGGCTTCAAGTAAGTCACTCACGAATATTAAATCTTATATTACATTGTGGGTTGTTTAATATACCagtcattatattattaatagtgAAAAAGGAGGTAGAAAGATTGaattgaaaaagttaaaaacgGAGGCACTAGTAAATTGGACTTGGGGGAATataaagttttgatatattgagatagataattaaagGGATAATGTCTAAGTACCTCCTTAATTTAtacccgaaatttcagagacacatttatactatactaaggttctattaccccttgaacttactttattaataattttttaccccttttcgacctacgtggcactatcttgtgggcccaacgatgattgactttGTTTTTCCTAATAAACCTCAATATTAGgaaattaaatatagatttgtgtttgataattttttgatCTAGGCTAGACATAGAATAATATGAGTTTTAGGATTTACGTGATTTGGGTTTTTAAAGATGTTTTtaggatttttatcctttttagggtttagggtatttaagtttcaatttttttttaaaaaaaatagagtttaGGGCTTTTAAAGGTAATAAcagataatattaaataaatagtataataaaaatatatataaattaaaaaatttattaaaacaaCAACCAAAACAAAAGTACATGAAGTGCATGTATGTTACGTAGGATTTTCACGTGCAGGTGTGGAGAAAACGTTTATTTATGCGGCTCATAGTTATCCATATAACCGCTCACATTTAGACTTTATCTTCGCTTATTTTTATTtggtaattatttattttttcaaaaaaaaaaattgaattggacaaaatatattttgatttataatcCGTTGACACCTTCCAATTAAATTTCtccaaaaagggaaaaattataaaagaaaagaagaggcTGTAATCTTTAAAACCAATGCTACAATTTTGTatacaaaatattgaaatatgtaAACACACAAagtttattgaatattttacaACTAATACAAAGTCCTAACCGAATACTCCATAGATCCTATAATGATTGTCTAGGACATTATGTATCCTATAGACAAATCAATCTACATATACTAAACTCTATttgtaatataaaatattacatcTTGTTGTTTCTCCAAATTAATCACTCCAAGCCTTAAAATTTGGTATTTGGAGCGGTTATCCTGTCACAAAAATTGCAATACGATCAAATTAATTTACgtacaacaaaaaaattgaaacagaaAGGACAATGTAACTAAACTTACTCAGAACAATTGACTTTTGGTGTTGTAGGGAAAGACAAGAGGACTTGACAACCCCAAGTAAGTGATTCAGCTGCTTTTGCATTGATATGTGGATCTTGTAATCCTGCCTTAATACATTCACAAATAGCTACTTCTGCTTGTGAGTCTTTTCCCATAGTattaagtttaaatatttgattgcaACAAGCCTTTGGAGGAACCTTACTATTCTTGTAACCACTTATTGTCCATTCTATACAAGATTTCATATGTCTATTTATATCTCTACACTTAACTTGATTAGCTTCTAAACTATGCACGGGTTTCAATGAAGACGAATTCGAAAACGATAAGAAGGAGATAATAATTAGAATAACGACAAGAGAAATTGATGTTGATGATGGATTCATTGTGAAGTTTCGATAGGTAATCTGTCTTATTTTCAGATAGGTTAAAGATATATAcgtttaaaaagattttttttttgtttgtcgTAGTAGATGTGGCTAAAGTTTATCAATATTTATAAAGATGTATGTGACGTGATTTTGAAGTTGGATTATTATCCACCATATTTCTAACAAGGATAAAGGAGGTACCACGTATGTTTGTGAGGGTGCTGCTTAATTCACTCTCCACATAATTAAGAAGTCTAGCTCATTGAGGccattcaaattatataaaattataaattttgttttatatataggTTAATCCAAAAAtatagatttaaaaatattacaatattatcaaagtAAAAGGAGACAAATTAACGGTTGATAATATAGAGGGTAATTAAATTGAGAACTTAAAATGTTCCATTGAGATAAATGATGGAGAATGTGAATTATTCAAAATGAGTAGGAGATGTTACATTTCTAAAACAAATTGAACGAGTATATAATTTTCACCCTTTTATTTTTGCGATTGGTCAATTTActgcaaaaataataaaaaaaaatagactagTGCAGATTGCTATTTAGTGTTTTTACAACTATAGGAACATAAACATAAGACGAAATACACGCAATTGAGAAATAATTACATGAAGATGCAGGAAAATGAAATACCAAATAATTgattctaaaagaaaaaacacaaattaaaaattcatggaatatatatttatactcaTAATTCCAGCAAGAGCTTCATCTTAGTGATTTCCaaattaagatcattttatccTGCCAAAAGAACAAACGTTTAATCTACACGATGTAATTATAGCAAAGTAATAAATACATTAGAACcaataaacagaaaaaaaaataaattaaaaaaattccccGTACgtagtacatatatatatagtttattaCTATTCCAATagttcaccaaaaaaaaataaattcaaatatgtTTGGTTATAGTATCAAGCTACTTATTTAAACATATACTATTATTATGATTACAACCTATAAGGTAAACTTATTGAAGTACatatactaattaaataatacaaaagaatgCACAAATTTTACCTACATCAACAATAACATTATAATGATGAATCCGAAGCctaaaagtataaaatattaataaa is part of the Solanum lycopersicum chromosome 1, SLM_r2.1 genome and harbors:
- the LOC138347199 gene encoding callose synthase 3-like, with the protein product MKVVSVGRKKFSADFQLVFRLIEGFIFLSFVSLLISLIVILHLKFRDIIVCILAFMPTGWGMLMIAQALKPWIRRGGFWGSVRTLKL